ATATACAATAGCTGAAATTAATAATACTTTTTTATATAACTTATCGTTTTTCATACAAAACCCCCTTGAAAATTTTTTTAAATAATGATATAATAAATTTCGGCAAGCGGGTGTAGCTCAGTTGGTAGAGCATCAGCTTCCCAAGCTGAGGGTCGCGGGTTCGAGTCCCGTCGCCCGCTCCAATTAATTTATTCTATATTTATTTCATCTCTATTTTTTTCTGCAAATATTTCTTTGAAAATGCTATGTAAGTCCCCTTTCGAATATTGGCCACCTTTTCTTTTAATATCTTCGTCTATTTCTTCTAAACTATTTAAACCTTTTATATTAGATACTACAACCTTTCCCTCAGGTTCATTTAATATTTTTTGATATTTTGAAACAATATCAATATTTGGTTTTACGGTTTCTATTTCATCTAAACTTTTTACTTTTTCATCTTTTATTATATCTTCTATAGTTTTTTCTGCTTCATTTAAAATCTCTTCTTCTGAAATTTCTTCTTTTGTTTCATTTAAAACTTCTTCAGTTTTTTCCTCATCATTTTCTGTTTTTTCTTCATTTTCAATTGTATCTTCAAGATCTTCTATATCAAGATTGACATTATCATTAACTTCTATTTCTTCTTCTAATAAACTATCAACATCTATTTCTTCTAAATTTTGTTCAATATTTCCAACATCTTCATCATTAACATCGAGTTTATTTTTCATTTTTTCATATTCATCCCATAATTCTTCTAATTCATCAATTTTCACTTCTAATACTTCTTCTAATGGTATAGTCTCTTCTTCAATCTCTTCATCATTTTCAACAATTTCTCTATTTTCAATTTTATTATCTAATTCAGATTTAAATGAGTATCTTCTGAAAATAAAGAAATATATTAGAAAACTGGTAATTCCTATAATCATAAATATAACAGCTGTTGTTATAATATAATAAAATAATCCTATTTTAACATCTGTTGTTGCTTCATTTGTTGTTGAAGTAGCATTTGATTGAATCTTTAAAGATTTAAAACTCAATTCTTCTTGAATATTACCTTCTTTAATACTTTTTAAAGCTAAAGAAACCTTGGGATCATCCGTATAATATTTTAAATAATTTTCTGCTTCATTATATTTTTTTAAATAAAATTTTGTCCAACCTAACATATATCTAATATCAGGATATTTTATTTCAATTTGGGCTGTTAATTTCAAAGCTTCTTCAAAAAATTTTTCAGCGTTTTCATATTCTCCTGTCTGAAAAGCGCTTTTCCCATTAAAATAATAGATTTCTGCTTTATCCAATGCAGTTTGAGATAAAGAAATAATAGAAAATATTAGAAATATTATCATCATTACTTTTTTATAATAGTATCCCATAATTCAAATCCCCCATTTTTTCTAATAAATATTAAAAATGAATTATTATAATTTTCAACATCAATAATATCAAAATCTAATATAGATTGATAATCCCCTCCAAAAACCTTATTATTCAAATCTATATAAGTAATATAATTTTTATCAAATATCCATAATAAATTATTATTTTCTAACAACTTCAATTTACCAACATCACTATTACCCAATATTTGAACCTTTTCATTTTTCGTATCATATATAATTAATTTATAATCCGATGTCAACAAATATATTAAATATGCACGAGAATAATAATCTACAAAATTCCCTATTTCTTCCTTTAATAAAGCTTCTATACCTGCCTTATTAACTATTGTAATCCAATTATTTCCTTTTCTTTTTAATATTTTATTTCCTAAAATAATATAAAATTCATTATTTATAACCTTCATTGAAATAAATTGACTACCTTCTGATATCATAGTTTCATTTTCATATATATTAGCCAATCCATCGACATAATCAACATATATGTATCTTCTTATTTCTGGTAAATAATATACATTATTGTGTAATTCAAAATCTTTATTTTTAATTTTAATGAAATTAAAGGCGCTTTCATCTATAGCATAAACACCATCATCTGATGCAATATATAATCTATCTTTATATTTAATACTTCCTAATATATTCTTATTAAAAATATTGTTTCCATCCAAATCATATGCACCTTTATTTGTAAGAATAATAATATTATTATTTAAATTTACAATTTTACCATAATTTATATTTTCTAAATATAATAATTCTTCTTTAAATTCTAATAATTCTTTTTGTGTATATTTACTATTTTTTTGAAAAATAATGGTACGATTTTCTTTAGATTTCTCCTCAGATTTAATCTTTTCAACTACTTCAATTGTTGTTTCAGGAAATTTATCATCTTCAATTTTAGGTATATCAACCTTTTCAATGTTTTTAGATAATATACTTTGTACAAAAGATAAGACA
The window above is part of the Marinitoga sp. 38H-ov genome. Proteins encoded here:
- a CDS encoding tetratricopeptide repeat protein, whose translation is MGYYYKKVMMIIFLIFSIISLSQTALDKAEIYYFNGKSAFQTGEYENAEKFFEEALKLTAQIEIKYPDIRYMLGWTKFYLKKYNEAENYLKYYTDDPKVSLALKSIKEGNIQEELSFKSLKIQSNATSTTNEATTDVKIGLFYYIITTAVIFMIIGITSFLIYFFIFRRYSFKSELDNKIENREIVENDEEIEEETIPLEEVLEVKIDELEELWDEYEKMKNKLDVNDEDVGNIEQNLEEIDVDSLLEEEIEVNDNVNLDIEDLEDTIENEEKTENDEEKTEEVLNETKEEISEEEILNEAEKTIEDIIKDEKVKSLDEIETVKPNIDIVSKYQKILNEPEGKVVVSNIKGLNSLEEIDEDIKRKGGQYSKGDLHSIFKEIFAEKNRDEINIE